In the Populus trichocarpa isolate Nisqually-1 chromosome 8, P.trichocarpa_v4.1, whole genome shotgun sequence genome, TGACCCCTCACCTAAGCTGAACATAGCCATTCCAAGTCCGGCATCAGACAGTATGGAGATTGACTGTTTTATTATCTTAGGCATTTCCACATGCCACCTGCAATGAGAAaataagaacaacaacaactcCTCATAGTTTAGCACCAAAAATATCAATCTAGTACTtataatatagaaataaaaatttgattaatttcaaaatggttAAACTAACCGGAAAGCAATTAGAGACCAAATGAGACCAATGAGACTAGAGTATGTGTTGGGGTTGCGAATAAGTTTCCGCCAAACCATGATCAATATCAGACGGGTCATAACGCTTGCCGGTGGCATCTGCTTACTGCCACCGGAATCTGGAGCGCCGACTGCTTTTGGGTGCAACTCGGCAGTTGAGCTGGACCCAAGTTTGTTAAGTCCAGTGGGACCCTCTTTTTCCCTCTGAtcatcttctccttctcctctccCAGCAAAACTAAAGTCCTCGCCAGCAAAATTTCCAGCTTGTGGAATggcttcaaaattaaaaataaaaaattagacaaaaacatcaaaacgtGTAAAATGGTTAACTTATTAATTGTGCAGTTACGAATTCTGTGCTTGTATACTGAAGTAATATACTTTTGCTATCCCCATTTTGCGGGTGGTCAGCAACCAACATCCTGATCTCCTTGGCGCCCTGATCAGACCGTCCGGATTGTTCTGATGCCCCAAAATCAGTCCCGCCGAAGACGTGGAGCCCACCTCCTTCGGAAACTGGTGATGCACTTGAGCTCCACACAAACATGTGTAGTTCCTTAGCATCATGATTTACTTTGCTATTCTGTTGCGGCTGCGGCTGCAGCAGCTGCTGCTGGTGGTTCTGCTGCTGCTGATTTTTTGTGGTTTTAGAAGTGATAGTAGAGGCAAGTTCAGGATTCGGTGCTGGATAAGATGTAGGTACTGTCTGTGCTGGATAAAACCCGAATCTTGGAGAGGTTATAGTAGCCATTGGAGCACAATTTTCCTCGAAATTCGACGGCCTTGGAGTTGGCCCTCTTGAAGATTGTACTGAGTACAAATCAGCTGGACCTAAATTTGAATGCCTTCCCCCCTGAACTCCCATCATGGAGTAGAAATCAGAAGGGTTAAAATTGGACCCTCTTGGAGTAGGATTCCTTGAAGAACTCAGACTGTAAATCTCAGCTCCAGTAAGATTTGATGGCCGGGGAGTCAATCCAGAGAAAGAACCCGGGCCAAGAGACCGTCTGGAGGCATTAGATTTCCTGACCGTCACATGTAACTTGCCATCGTCACCGATTTCAGCATCAGTTTCCAGAAAATCTCGACCATCTAAAGATACCACATCAGAATCAACCTTAAACGAAACAATGGAGGCTGCAGTTTCAGGAAATTGCTCCATGATCAACATCTTTGCACCTCTATATTCGAAAAGAAACAAGAGGAGAGTGTACCAAATGATACACTGTAATACCACAACTTGAACCATCAGGCTTCCCGAGTAGTCGTCATACATGGCGATTAAAAGAGGAATGCCCATGACAAGAGTATTCGGAAGAGTCGACAAAGAAAAGATGGTAATCATCCATTCCAGGCTTCCATTTTTGGTGAAATTAGTCCAAATTCCCAGAGCAAAcagcattattattttttgaagcgTGTCGGCCGCAATGAACCTGAAGTTCATAGAATAAGGATCATTGGTGGAGATAAAATGAAATGACAACAGTGGCACTGCGAAAATCGCCACGAAACGGTTGATACCGGAACACTGGTCCGGGCTGAAGATTTTCCACCATCGAACAGACCCATAAGCCAAGATCATAGCAACATAAAGAGGAATAACAGCGGACAAAACGTTGTAGAGATCATTCCAACTAATCATGGTTTCTTAGGTATTCTGGACTgaaatatatagtaatcaaGACAAGGGAGTggtgattttgaagaaaagatCTAGCAGGGGAAAGGGACTaaattcaaaagaatgaaaTGGAAAAATGGAAAAGCGAAGGACAAAAACCGTTAAATAACTAACTGGAGAGGATATACGTCTCTCTGCAGCGAACTGTTGCAGCCAGCTCCTTCTGCCTGATATTGCTGATGAGactacagagagagagagaaatgatttTATAAAGGGAAAGAGAAAGGAGGGATGGATAGCATTTCTATGACTCAGCTAGGATAGCAAGGGGTAACTTTTAAGAGAGAAGTATATATAGACGAAGTGTGTGGATACGGGACATGTCAATGTTgacatgtgtgtgtgtctgtgtaTAAATGTAGAGGTGAGCGTGAGTGAGAGCATGTACTGGAAACGAAAGAGAAGGGGAATAGGGGGACCAGTGAAGTTGGGTTAGAAAGTAACCGCTTGATATAGTTAAGTGAACTAAACTTGAGTTGATGTCTGCTTGGAGTTACAGATGGCAGGTTTTGTTGTCGTATGGGGTTTTTTCAGTGACGAGCTGGGAcactttcttttttagtttttctgtcAAAGTTTTTGACTGTGTAAACAGGAAAGGCCGAAAGGGGAGCCATCTTGAATTGCAAGGGAATGGTATCATGCAAAGATGAATTTCCACCCCTGCTTCGAGATGTAGACATCGGTCTCATTATTCTTTTGGATCGAGTTGTAACGTAAAGAAAAAGAtgcacttctttttctttttttcgaaTTTTCCCTTTGCATGATCAGTTTCCAGTGCTCGGCACATCTTCAGACCAAACTGCAAATTTTGACTGATTTTCCCATCAGATTAATTAAAGGCAACGCTGTTTTTAACTCGGAATAAATTTGTAGCTCAACTGGTGtctatgtatttcttttttcaaagatTTGATGAGAAGAAAAACCACCCACCTCTTGTTATTCCTTTCTTTCCCTCCTTAGTTGAGATCATGAATTAATGTTCCATCCGAAaccaatttttataataatatttggtGGGTGTATACATGAATGGTaaatattcaacataaaaaataatgaaaaatgaggtgtttatatttaatataaattcataaccaactaatttagatttttaggttaaaaattgCGCACATCATTGCATGCAAGTCGTCATCATATACAGACCCAAtgagaatattaaaatttatgtatttCATCAAACATAAGCAACTTCCTAACAAATCAGCTTGATTTGGCTTGGAATGATTGTAATTGGATTTTCATGACTATGTATGTCTTCCATGATCAAAATAGTTAAGCTCTAAGCTCTGAATATTGCActtaaaatactttaattaCAAAGTTAATTGTCTCCGAATGTACTAAACTCATATGTGAAAGAAAGAATTGTTAGGTGCACATGTTAGTGATAATTGTTctacattaaaaagaaatgaaatggtGAGGTGTTTGTATGCAAGATAGAATATAATTGACAAATAGCATAAGCACAAGCATAGCTTCCTAAAACAGAGAAATCCATTCtactaaaatatgaaaagaaaagaaaacgtagAACttgacaaattaataaaaaaaaaagaagaagtgatggATATGtgattttccaataaaaaataataatagatgtAGTGCTTATCCAATCAAATTAAAGAAGAGGAATCATCTTGATATAACGATCGACCATGAGAGACGTGATTGACCTCGGAAGACACATGTCAGAGCGTTAGTGTGTGGCCATGTAAATGGAGTGGTAACAAGGAAAAAAGTCGGAATAGCctctaaattttataaattttgctaTCGACTACTTTGTTCTCTCCTtgttctcaaatttaaaaaaaaaaaaaaagagttcagaGATGTTTCTTAAGTGTGGAAGTGGATGTAGAAGAGATTTTGGGATTGAGTGTTGAATACAAGAATAACAATAAAAtcttgtataatttattttctcatataataaaaaaataatttgttttttcagatttttttatttttaatatcaacatatccaggattatttttaaaaatattaattttatattttttcagataaaaaatattttaaaaaacagattataacacaaaaataaaacaaacaattacaTTACTTATGTGACCggacttctttttttccttcaacaaaTAGGTATTTGGTAAATTCAATTCATTAAAGAAAGTCAATACATGTACAATACTTGAAATAGGAATAAGCATATGTCCCGGCATCCTTCCCAGTAACTAAAACCGAAGCATAAATGTAATCTAGATTGGTCATCTCAAAACCATCCaaagaatacaataaaaaaatttctcaaaaaaaaaaaatgtttgaggattactcatcaataaaaaaataaatttttttttaaaattaaaattatattattttatagctCAAGAGTATTTTcagaatgaaaaatataattaagtcaaACAGGCAGGGAAAACTAACTAGTTCATCCTAAAAACTACCTCTACAGCTATATGTTAAGTCGTTtagtgctatatatatatagcacgaTAAAAATGGAACCGTAGGCGATGAAATTTTCTTCACGAATCCATCTTTTAATGACTCCAATCATTTTCTTTCGGCCGGAGATTCATATGCATACGATCGAGTAGTCCCTTTCAAATCTCCCCCAGCTCCCTAATCCCTCTTCCGAGTTTGATGGCTTTATTACTTTCTAGTTCTTGTCGTTTCACTTGAATTTCAATACCCTAGCTTGTTATCCATCTTCTGCTCTTTAGCATCTTCAATTCTCTTGATAAGTTTCCTTCGCATGATTGGGACATCCTATATGGGAAAAAAAGGCTCTTTCCAcccattattattaattataggtCGTGGGGTTTTGTTACAAAATACGTTTTGAATTCGAGATCTCTAACAAAGAAGAATGTTAGTGATAATTAAACTACATATCATTACCTGGAAGATTGTCGCTGCTATGTGGCTCACAAATAGTATCATCTCTcaaatgaatttgattttacccaaaaaataatgattaatatttaagattaaattaatattgaacaATCAACACAACAATCATAAACTAGACactgatatatattaaataaattgcgAGTGTTCTTTCTAATTAAAAGGTTCATAATTAGGTGTTGATCAtacaattttgtaattttaaatgattatgATATCATAAAAGACTATCTACATCGGGATTCTTACATTCATGTCAACAAAAATTTCTTTCTAAACTTCAagtcataaaaaacaataaatctaattaatatCAGCTTTAATTTCATTTGTGTTCTGCTAGCTATgcatttataatgttttataatataaaagaacTAGCACCGCAACTTATAATTAAGAACTGGATTATATTATCTCTCCCGAAAACAAGTTGAGTGTTCTTTTGAAGCCAAAGTATAAGATTCGATTAAGTGGTTTTATGActtcataaagaaaataaaataaacaatgtgAATGATAGGTTATAATATATGCATGCATTTTGTAATATAGTgtgtaaatgatattttttaagagtattttttaactgaaaatatattgaaatgatattttttaataaaaatattaaattatataattgacatcaaaatattaaaaacataaaaatatatatttaaaaacaaataaaaaacaatttaaataccaaaccaagaaataaaaagtGCCTCCTGCAATGTGTTGCTGACGAGCGAAGGGTATCAATCTACAGCAGTAAAAATTTACTGTGGCACCTGCTTGATGTAAATTAGATCCATGTGCAAGGCGGTGATTCCAAAACCGTGGCCTTTTAAAGCCAACAGCTGATCCAAATCATTGAGTGGTTTCTATCAAATGATTGGGGCCCGCCTGTACCTAAGCACTCAAGCATAAAGCATCCAAGATGTGGGGGTAGACAATCTACCAAAACGACACGTGGCAGTGCACATGCACTTGCACTGCACGCACTCATAAGCCATATAAGCAAAATCCTGTCTTCTGCTTGCTACCTTTTTCAATCTtgtgtaacttttttttttctttcaagagagaagaaaatttaaggtataattataaagttgttaatAAACGTGTGCTTTACCAATGAGAAGGTTGAATTGCCGAATAAAGAATTAACAAAATAGTTCAACCTGAAAACGGGGAGGGAAGCATAGTTCTTTTGAATCAACGTTGGTTTCAGCGACACCGAATATCATATTGTAACTTTTTCCGATTGCTTAAACCCACAACTCAGCTATCAGATTTGAGCATTATTTTAGGGTTGAAAAAACAATCGAAACGCGAAGGAAGAAAAGGTAAAGCAGGAAATAACACGAGGGTCTGTGTTTGAGCGGTTCAAAGTAGCTCTCTTTTTTACGCAGACAACACGTCCATAGTAAATATAGTTGACTTTGGAGGCATGTGCGAGTCAAG is a window encoding:
- the LOC7488396 gene encoding auxin efflux carrier component 3, which translates into the protein MISWNDLYNVLSAVIPLYVAMILAYGSVRWWKIFSPDQCSGINRFVAIFAVPLLSFHFISTNDPYSMNFRFIAADTLQKIIMLFALGIWTNFTKNGSLEWMITIFSLSTLPNTLVMGIPLLIAMYDDYSGSLMVQVVVLQCIIWYTLLLFLFEYRGAKMLIMEQFPETAASIVSFKVDSDVVSLDGRDFLETDAEIGDDGKLHVTVRKSNASRRSLGPGSFSGLTPRPSNLTGAEIYSLSSSRNPTPRGSNFNPSDFYSMMGVQGGRHSNLGPADLYSVQSSRGPTPRPSNFEENCAPMATITSPRFGFYPAQTVPTSYPAPNPELASTITSKTTKNQQQQNHQQQLLQPQPQQNSKVNHDAKELHMFVWSSSASPVSEGGGLHVFGGTDFGASEQSGRSDQGAKEIRMLVADHPQNGDSKTIPQAGNFAGEDFSFAGRGEGEDDQREKEGPTGLNKLGSSSTAELHPKAVGAPDSGGSKQMPPASVMTRLILIMVWRKLIRNPNTYSSLIGLIWSLIAFRWHVEMPKIIKQSISILSDAGLGMAMFSLGLFMALQPKIIACGNSVATFAMAVRFLTGPAVMAAASIAVGLRGTLLHVAIVQAALPQGIVPFVFAKEYNVHPAILSTGVIFGMLIALPITLVYYILLGL